AAGATAAAATTATGCCAATCGCATCTAAAATCTTAGAACAGAATACAATTCAAAAAGCTGAACAACTTGTTCATTTAGTTTTAAAGGAAGTTTAGATGTTTGATGAAGATGATAGATTCATGTCAGCTGAAGGCACTGAAGTAGATCATAAGCAAGAGGTCTTTTTAAGACCTAAAGACTTCAGTGAGTATATTGGGCAAAAGAAAGTTGTTCAAAATATAGATGTCATGGTTGAGTCTGCTAAAATAAGAAAGCAGTCAATGGATCACTGTCTTCTCTCTGGTCCTCCCGGACTAGGAAAAACATCTCTAGCAATGATTATTGCAAAGGCGCTAGGAACAGAACTTCATGTTATTTCTGGTCCAGCGATTGAAAAAAAAGGTGACCTCGCAGCGATTTTAACAAATCTCCAATCACATGATGTTTTGTTTATTGATGAGATTCATCGCATGCATATTTCTGTTGAAGAGATTCTCTATTCTGCAATGGAGGATTACCGCTTAGATATCGTCATTGGACAAGGTCCAAGTGCGAGAACGATGCAAATTGATATAGCTCCTTTTACTTTAATTGGAGCAACGACGAGATCAGGACTTTTATCAAATCCACTTCGTGACCGTTTTATGGCCCATCTTCATTTCGATTTTTATAAAACTGATGAGTTGGGAAAAATCGTTAAAAATAATGCGGCTAAAATGGAAATCTTACTTGAGGGAGAGGCCCAGGAGATGATCGCTCGTTGTTCACGTGGAACTCCAAGAATTGCAAACCGAATTTTACGAAGAGTAAGAGACTTTGCAGTTGTTAATGGCGATAAAGTCGTTCATCCAAATGATGTTACGAAAGCTTTGAATCTCATGGATATCGATGAGTTTGGCCTCGATAGAATGGATCGTAAGATATTGGAAGTTATCGACGAATACTATGGTGGTGGCCCTGTTGGGATTGAAGCTCTCTGTGCAACCCTTTCAGAAGACAGAACGACAATAGAAGATGTTTATGAACCTTTTCTTTTGAAAGAAGGGTTTCTCATTAGAACACCGAGGGGTCGTGAAATATCCCAAAAGTCGAAAGATCATTTAACAACTCTTAAACAGGGTTAGTACTTTTTTCAACGTTTCTAGCAATAAACGAACTTTGAAAGAATAATATAACCTCAGAATGAGGTTTATTTTATGCGTATTATTCAAGTAACTATCGTTTTATCCCTTTTATCATCATGTGCTTTCGCTAATGTGAAGGATCGAAAGTCTGAATATTCGGTCGCTGATTTAAAGGAATTGGTGAGACCGTTTTATAGTGATGGTTGTTCAAGGTGGCCAGAAGGAACGAACGATAACCCTGAAGCATGGCTGGAGTGTTGTTATGAACACGACATCTCTTACTGGATGGGTGGAACCGAGAAAGAGAGACTAAGCGCTGACTTAGAATTGCGAGCTTGCGTAACTGAAAAGTTCTCCGAGTGGATGGGCTTTCTCATGTATTATGGCGTGAGAACAGGTGGACGCCCTGGTTTTGATACCTCTTATCGATGGGGATATGGATGGAAAATAAACCGAGGTTATTTCGAACTTACAGAATTGGAGCGTGAATACCTTCAATCAATTCTTCCATTGAAAGGCGAAGATATTCACAACTATATTAAAATTGATTAGCTCTTATCGACGACGGCCATCGTGAGAGTTGATTTACAAATCAACTTACCTTCGGCATTTGTGATAGCAATTTCCCAGAGATGACTCTTTCTCCCTTTATGGATAATTGTGGCCTTTCCTTCGACAATTCCACTACTTATAGGTCTTAGGTGGCTTGCCGAAATCGTTTGACCTACGCAATATTGAGCACTTGGGTCTACAATCAAATTGCTACCGATACTTCCAAGAGATTCAGCTAAAACACAGCTCGCTCCTCCATGGAGTACTCCGTAAGGTTGGTGAGTTCTATGATCAACTGGCATCGTCCCTTTGATAAAGTTTTCACCTAACTCTGTGACTTGAATTTCAAGGTGCTCGCAAAGTGTATTCTTGTTAAATTTATTAACTTGTTCGAGATTATAAGGATTAAACCAAATCATACTATCTCCTTGATACTATTGAGTTTTTTCCTGCTGTTTACAAATGATGGCACTTTGATAAATTACACCAACATTTCGGTACTTAAGGTTATTGTAAAAAGTATTGATATATTTGGGAAATATTACAACTTAGTCATTATTTGTACTATATAGGCGTATTATCTATCTAAGTAACGCTGGCCTAGAGGCAAATCTTTCAGCTAAGTGTTTTTGAGAAATTAATGGATATACTTGAATGTGGCGGTTGCCAATTCATGTTGCGTTTTGTTAAAATTTATAATTATCTAAAAAAACATGGAATTTGTTTAATGCTTTATCAAAGAACTATATCAAAATCAGTTGAAATCACAGGAATCGGTATTCACTCGGGACGTAAAGTTACGATGAACCTCTATCCTGCTCAAGCTGATACAGGTATTTGCTTCAAACGCGTTGATCTACCAAATTCCGAAGTTCTCAGAGCTTCAGCAACATCAGTTGGAGCAACTGAAAACAATACAACTATTGGTGCCGGAATCAATGCTGTTCACACTGTTGAGCACCTCCTTTCTGTTTTATACGGACTAGGAATTGATAACGTCTTTATCGAAATCGATGGGCCAGAAGTTCCAATTATGGACGGATCTGGTGCTTCATTTGTTTTTGTTCTTAAAGAAACAGGGATTACATCTTTAAATAAATCGAAGAAGTTCCTCGTAGTACTCGAGCCAGTAGAAGTTGCCGTTGATGATAAATGGGCGAGAATTGAGCCGGCCTCAAGACTTGTTATCGATTCAACAATTGTCTTCACGCACCCTTTGATTAAAACTCAAAAGAAAGTTTTCGAATTCTCATGTGAGAATTATATCAATGAAGTTGGTAGAGCGAGAACATTCGGTCTTCTAAGAGACGTTGATATGCTTAAGAGAAAAGGCCTGATTCAAGGTGGGTCTCTTGATAATGCAATCGTTCTTGATGAATATAAAGTTATGAATGAAGACGGACTTCGTTTTAAAGATGAATTTGTTCGTCACAAGATTCTTGATACTGTAGGTGATATTAGTTTACTCGGTTATGAAATCGCCGGAAAAGTAACAACTTACAAATCTGGACACAATCTTCACAATCTTCTGTGTCGCAAGCTTCTCGAAACTCCATCTGCTTATGAAATTGTCTCTGCTTCAGCACTTGAAAAAGATGCAATTGAGGCATTTGAACTCCCCATGGCGCTATCGCCAAGTTTTTCATAATATTAAATTACATTTTTAATGTTTTTTTTCTAATAATAAGCTATGCAAAGCATAGATAAATTTTCGTTTTTAAACAAAGGGACAGTTGTATGAAGCTCTCTAAAGCTTTTTGGCAAACGTACAAAGAATCACCAGCAGATGCTGAAATTCCATCACATAAACTCATGATCAGAGCAGGGCTTATTCATAAGTCTGGAAGTGGACTCTATAACTACTTACCAATGGGATATAAAACAATACGTAAAGTTGAAAATATTATTCGTGAAGAATTAGATAAGATCGATTGTAACGAATTACTCATGTCTGTTGTTACTCCTGGAGAGCTTTGGCAAGAAACTGGTCGTTGGGACAAAATGGGCGACTTGATGCTTAAGTTTAAAGACAAAGCTGATCGTGATCTTTGTATCTCACCAACAAACGAAGAGGCCGTTGTAGATATTTTTAGAAAAACTACTAAATCTTATAAGCAACTTCCGGTCTCAGTTTATCAGATCAACACGAAATTCAGAGATGAGATCAGACCACGATTTGGATTAATGAGAGGTCGTGAGTTCACAATGAAAGATGCCTATACTTTTCACGCAGATAAAGAGTGTATGGATAAAGTGTATGACGATTTTTTTGGTGCTTACTCGTCTATCTTCACAAGACTTGGCCTAGAGTTTTCTGCTGTTGAAGCTGATGGTGGTGCGATTGCATCTAGTGATTCAAAGACTCATGAATTCCAAGTTATTGCAGATTCTGGTGAAGATGCAATTATCTATTGTTCGGAAACAGGTTATGCAGCAAATATTGAAAAGGCAGAAACACTAAGACCAAAAGTCGATTTTGTGAAAACAGATGCAGCAATAGAAAAAGTTTCTACGCCTGAAAAAGCAACAATTGAAGATGTTTGCAACTTCCTAGAAGTTCCACAATACACGAGTTTGAAGTCACTTGTTTATGTATCTGAAACAGAAGAAGGTGAAAAATTTCATCTACTAATGCTATTAGGAGACGACACTCTTAATGAAGTTAAGTTAGTAGGTCTTTTTGGAACAGACAAAGTTAGGGCCGCTACTGATAATGAACTTCAAGCATTGAAACTTGAAAAAGGATTTATTGGTCCAGTTGAAGTTAATAGTGATTTAGAAATTATTTTTGATAAATCAGTAGACCTAGACTGTGCCTACGTTGCGGGTGCGAACGAAGTTGACATGCATATTCGAAATGTCATTCCTTCACGTGATATTAAAAAATTTAAAGTCGCAGATCTTAGAGAGTCGCAAGAAGGTGATCTAACTCTCGATGGAAAGGGCGTTGTAAAAGTTAAAAGAGGAATTGAAGTTGGACATATCTTTCAGTTAGGTAACAAGTATACTGAAGGAATGGATGTAACTGTTCTTGATAATAACGGAAAAACGATTCACCCACTAATGGGCTGTTACGGTATTGGTGTAACTCGAGTTGTTGCCGCTGCGATAGAACAAAACCACGATGAGAATGGAATTATTTGGCCAGCAAGTATTGCTCCATACGACTTATCATTTATTGGGATTTGTAAATCAGATGAGTATAAAGAATTGGCCGAGAAAATGTATGGAGAGTTAAAAGACGCCGGTTTTGACGTGCTTTTCGATGATCGCAACGCTGGTCCAGGATTTAAATTTAAAGATGCAGATCTTCTAGGACTTCCGATTCAAGTTGTTCTAGGGGAAAGAGATCACAAGAAAGACGGACTATTTGAAATAAGAGTTAGAAAGTCCGGAGAAAAAATAAAAGTTCAAAAAGATGAAATCATTTCTAAAGTTAAAGAACTTTTAAAAGAGCTATAAGATGGAAGTAATTATCGTTGGGATTCACAGTATTGCTGAGGCCCTTAGAAATAATGATCGTATTGTTAGAAGATTATATGCAACGGAAGAAGGCTTAAGCGAGCTTAGAAAAAAAGGTGAGCTTAAAAAAGAGTTTCTCGATCGTGTACAAGTGAAATTGTTCTCTCCACATAAACTTCAAGAAGAAGCGAAAAGTGAATATAAGAGATTAGATTTTCACTATACGAGAGTACCTTCAGGAGTATTCTTACTTGCAGAAGACTTAGAAGATGAAGATTTCTCTTGGGTTATGAATGAAATGACAAAAAAAGAGAATCTTCGAATCCTTTGTCTAGATCAGGTTACAGACGTTCACAACGCTGCGGCGATAATGAGAACAGCATGTTTCTATGGTGTTGATGCAATTATTGTTTCTACAAAAGGGAATTTTGGAAAAGCACCATCTTTTTCAAGAATTGCATCAGGAGCTCTTGAGCACGTTAAAATCGTTAAGTGTGCAAGCTTGCCTAAGACGATTACGAAGTTACAAAAAGCTGGCTTTACTTGTGTTGGTTTTAGTGAGCACGAGAAAAATGAAGCTAAAGAATTACCAAATGAAAATCTCTGCCTAGTATTAGGAGCAGAAGATGTTGGTCTTTCAAATGCTGTAATGAGAAGCCTTGATAAAGTTGTGGCCTTTAAGACAAAAGGAGCAATTAAATCTTTAAACGTCTCAGTTGCAGCAGCTGTAGCTATGGAAAAATTTTTCACGGTATAAAACGAACTTTGTTTGATGCAAAAAAAAATAATATTTTTATTAAAAAAGTATTGCTTTTGGAGATCGAAACAATTATAACTACTTTCCACAGACACTTGGTGTTTTCTAAGCTGGCTTAGCTCAGTTGGTAGAGCAGCGGTTTTGTAAACCGCAGGTCGTAGGTTCGAATCCTATAGCCAGCTCCAGATTTACTTAGGGCGAGATTGCCGAGTGGCCAAAGGCAACAGACTGTAAATCTGTCGGGTTTCCCTTCGATGGTTCGAATCCATCTCTCGCCACCACCTTAAAGAAATACCTTGACGGTGTAAGTGTCTGTAGCTATAAAGTAAATACTCTATGCGGGCGTAACTCAGTTGGTAGAGTGTCAGCCTTCCAAGCTGAATGTCGCAAGTTCGAACCTTGTCGCCCGCTCCATTAAAAAAAGAGCCTTATGGCTCTTTTTTTTTGCCTTTTTTTAGTCCTCAGAAGCACTTTTCCTTTACATTTACCTAGGTTCTGATTTAAAAATAACTGGATTGAAAGTGTATTTGAGCTTGCGTGGCTCAGTGGCAGAGCACTTCCTTGGTAAGGAAGAGGTCACGG
This region of Halobacteriovorax sp. GB3 genomic DNA includes:
- the ruvB gene encoding Holliday junction branch migration DNA helicase RuvB: MFDEDDRFMSAEGTEVDHKQEVFLRPKDFSEYIGQKKVVQNIDVMVESAKIRKQSMDHCLLSGPPGLGKTSLAMIIAKALGTELHVISGPAIEKKGDLAAILTNLQSHDVLFIDEIHRMHISVEEILYSAMEDYRLDIVIGQGPSARTMQIDIAPFTLIGATTRSGLLSNPLRDRFMAHLHFDFYKTDELGKIVKNNAAKMEILLEGEAQEMIARCSRGTPRIANRILRRVRDFAVVNGDKVVHPNDVTKALNLMDIDEFGLDRMDRKILEVIDEYYGGGPVGIEALCATLSEDRTTIEDVYEPFLLKEGFLIRTPRGREISQKSKDHLTTLKQG
- a CDS encoding hotdog fold thioesterase — its product is MIWFNPYNLEQVNKFNKNTLCEHLEIQVTELGENFIKGTMPVDHRTHQPYGVLHGGASCVLAESLGSIGSNLIVDPSAQYCVGQTISASHLRPISSGIVEGKATIIHKGRKSHLWEIAITNAEGKLICKSTLTMAVVDKS
- the lpxC gene encoding UDP-3-O-acyl-N-acetylglucosamine deacetylase, with the translated sequence MDILECGGCQFMLRFVKIYNYLKKHGICLMLYQRTISKSVEITGIGIHSGRKVTMNLYPAQADTGICFKRVDLPNSEVLRASATSVGATENNTTIGAGINAVHTVEHLLSVLYGLGIDNVFIEIDGPEVPIMDGSGASFVFVLKETGITSLNKSKKFLVVLEPVEVAVDDKWARIEPASRLVIDSTIVFTHPLIKTQKKVFEFSCENYINEVGRARTFGLLRDVDMLKRKGLIQGGSLDNAIVLDEYKVMNEDGLRFKDEFVRHKILDTVGDISLLGYEIAGKVTTYKSGHNLHNLLCRKLLETPSAYEIVSASALEKDAIEAFELPMALSPSFS
- a CDS encoding proline--tRNA ligase, which produces MKLSKAFWQTYKESPADAEIPSHKLMIRAGLIHKSGSGLYNYLPMGYKTIRKVENIIREELDKIDCNELLMSVVTPGELWQETGRWDKMGDLMLKFKDKADRDLCISPTNEEAVVDIFRKTTKSYKQLPVSVYQINTKFRDEIRPRFGLMRGREFTMKDAYTFHADKECMDKVYDDFFGAYSSIFTRLGLEFSAVEADGGAIASSDSKTHEFQVIADSGEDAIIYCSETGYAANIEKAETLRPKVDFVKTDAAIEKVSTPEKATIEDVCNFLEVPQYTSLKSLVYVSETEEGEKFHLLMLLGDDTLNEVKLVGLFGTDKVRAATDNELQALKLEKGFIGPVEVNSDLEIIFDKSVDLDCAYVAGANEVDMHIRNVIPSRDIKKFKVADLRESQEGDLTLDGKGVVKVKRGIEVGHIFQLGNKYTEGMDVTVLDNNGKTIHPLMGCYGIGVTRVVAAAIEQNHDENGIIWPASIAPYDLSFIGICKSDEYKELAEKMYGELKDAGFDVLFDDRNAGPGFKFKDADLLGLPIQVVLGERDHKKDGLFEIRVRKSGEKIKVQKDEIISKVKELLKEL
- a CDS encoding TrmH family RNA methyltransferase — protein: MEVIIVGIHSIAEALRNNDRIVRRLYATEEGLSELRKKGELKKEFLDRVQVKLFSPHKLQEEAKSEYKRLDFHYTRVPSGVFLLAEDLEDEDFSWVMNEMTKKENLRILCLDQVTDVHNAAAIMRTACFYGVDAIIVSTKGNFGKAPSFSRIASGALEHVKIVKCASLPKTITKLQKAGFTCVGFSEHEKNEAKELPNENLCLVLGAEDVGLSNAVMRSLDKVVAFKTKGAIKSLNVSVAAAVAMEKFFTV